In Leptolyngbya sp. O-77, the genomic window CTTCCAGGTAGTCCACGTAGTAATCCGGCTGGAAAATGGAGCAGGCTTTGTACCAGAGAACGCCAGTCCGCATCTCGTCAATATAAAAGCCGTAGTTGTGATTCAGCCATTCGACGCTGCGCTTAAGGCTGACCCCCGAATCGACCAGATCATCGACCAGCAGAACGTGGCTGCCCAGGTTAGGCGTGGTCATGGCCAGGTCGCGAGAGAAGGTGATGGCTCCGCGCGATCGCCCGCCTGGCCCATGATAGGAAGCCGTAGACAAAATCGCCAGCGGCAGGTCAAACACCCGCGACAGCAGATCGCCAACTCGCAGACCGCCCCGCGCAATGCAAACAATCTGGTTAAACTCCCAGTCGGATTCATAAACCTTAACGGCAAGCTGTTCGATCAGGCGATGATAGTCGGGCCACGAGACGTAGAGATCTGACATGGGAAAAAATCAGAGGATGAGTGGGATGAAAACGAGCAGACGGGCAGGTTTACTTTAGGATTAAGGTTGCATCATGGCAGCCTGCATACTAAAACGGCTTGCCTAGAACCGCTTCCTCAGACAGGCGATCGCCCGCCACATAAGGCCTAGATGATGAGCATCCTACAATTTGCTGGCTAAAATCAAGCTGCCAGCGAATTCCCTCAGCGTAATTTTATTCCCCGTTTCTCAGGTTTTAGAGCCGATGAGCGAGTCTGCATCCAAACTGCCTAAATCCGCCGAAGACACCCTCAGCTTTGGCACCAAGCTGGCCTATGGGGCTGGGGATCTGGGAACTGCCATCACGGCAAATATCCTGGCCGTGTTTTTGCTGGTCTTTTTTACCAGCGTGGCAGGCATTCCAGCGGGTATCGCAGGCAGTATTCTGCTCGTCGGCAAAATCTGGGATGCGGTGAATGATCCGATAGTAGGTATTCTGAGCGATCGCACTCAGAGCCGCTGGGGCCGCCGCTACCCCTGGATTGTCGCAGGCGCAATCCCCTTCGGCATTTTCTTCTTCTTGCAGTGGATTGTGCCCCGCTTTTCCGACGATCCCACCACCAACCTGTGGGCGCTCGTGGCCTACTACATCGCCGTTTCCGTGCTGTTCAACGCTTTCTACACC contains:
- a CDS encoding phosphoribosyltransferase, which gives rise to MSDLYVSWPDYHRLIEQLAVKVYESDWEFNQIVCIARGGLRVGDLLSRVFDLPLAILSTASYHGPGGRSRGAITFSRDLAMTTPNLGSHVLLVDDLVDSGVSLKRSVEWLNHNYGFYIDEMRTGVLWYKACSIFQPDYYVDYLEDNPWIHQPFEYYENTTAEELAAKLSAPA